The stretch of DNA CTCATGATTTTCAACAAATACAACATATCGAAATCTGATGAGTTTCTTTTCCTCTGGATCATAAAACATGTCACCATACTCATCATGGCTAGCTGTAGCCAAGAAATACAACCTCTCACGTCTTAGCGTCAAGCTTGGACCTTTCATCTTTGGGACTATGGAAGAAAACCTTGCATTCAAAAACACACAAgcgtttataaaaaaatatctttttGGGACCAAACCCTGTCTAGAATGTCAAAACTTAAAAGGCACATAGACCCACAACTTCCTCGAGTGATCATCTATAaaagttgaaaaataaaaggCATCACCCAGAGTTTTTGTTTTCATAGAGCCACAAACATcaaaatgaataaaatcaagtacACCTGGCTTTCTTGATGGAGTAGACATCTTTAAAGCAACTCAGTTTTGTTTTTCGACCAAACAATGAGAGCACTTTTTCGAAGTCTCATTCTTTATTTCAGGAATCATATTTTTCTTGATCAAAATCACAAAGCTCTTCTCATCAATGTGACTAAGCCTGCAATGCTACAATTAGACATTATTTTCAACTTCCACTGCATTTATGGATCGATCAGCCTGCTTTGCTTGCACCAAATACAATGAATTTCACTTCTTTCCTCTAGTCACAACCGTAGTAAGCTTCCACTCATGACTATTAAAGAAGATATTGCAGAAACCCTCATCATCAATTTTTCGAACAGAAATCAGATTCAAGCGAAGATATGGTACATGTTTAACATATTTCAAAAGTAGTATTGTACCATTATTAGTCTCCAAACATACATCACCCACACCAATAGCTTTAGATAAGCCATTATCACCTATTCTAACATTTACACAGTCAAATGATGTATAGGATATAAAGAAATCTCTTTGTGATGTAACATGAATGGATGTACCATTGTCCACTACCCAAACTAGCTAGTCTCATCATATACAAAATTAACAGAAtcataatcatgaatgataagAAAATCATCAGTAATAGTAGAAACCTGATCGTCACCAAAATAATCTCCGCTATATTAATAAAGAGATTACAACCAGTCCACAACCAAAGTCAACCAATACACAATCACAAATAACTATATATCAAGATATCACAACCTTGAAACAACAAGACAATTAGAAAGATCTCACCCAAAAAGCCTATTGTCCAGAATCTATTCCCATCAATACAGAGCTCCAAATCCAATCTACACGGTCCTGAACGTACCCCACGAATTTCTAAATATTATGTCCAAACTTGAGCTAAATCCAATAGTTATATTTCCGCATTATGTGCGAGAAACCAACAACCTCTATTCATCCTCCAGAAACTGATCTTAACGACCATAAAACTCGATATCCACTGTTCACAATTTAGTTACTTCTTTATGAACAAGTTGACCAAATTTCAGCTTGATCCCAACGGTTTAATAAGTCGAAAATGCTTGTTGATTGATTTGCAGGGATATGTGCAAATCGAAAATTCTCtctttctctctatattttgtGTATTATTTTTGACGGCTCATGTTTTTAACTAGGGTAAGACACATGCACTTTTTTATTCTTCGTATGAGCTAGATTTATTGGGTTTTGGCCATCTTTACATGAAGAAAACCATCCAACATTTAAAACTTCTAAAATACGAGTTTAAGCAGATTAATTTGTTGTTTGCAAATGTTTGAAAAAAACGATTATGAAAATTTTCTTGCAAATTTATAAAGGAATCATaatcagtttttttttaaaaaaaatattgcaaAACCCTACCTAATTACCAGAAGAGAATAAAACATAACAATCTGGTTAAAGAGAAAAAATAGATCGAATCCATGGTTGATTGTTTCAAATGTACTTCAATGCAAAATACAATTTCCATTTTTATTTACTAATCAGTTCGtgataataaaaaattttattttaagaattaAATTTTTCACGTCTATAATGCTTGACTTCGTTAttgatttttacatgatattTAAATCTTTGCTAAATATaattaacatttttttaatatatgatttatatttaGAGACGGTCTCATTTCACGGATGTTACTACGGGTCAACCTTAAcattttcacaataaaaaataatatttttcatggatgacccaaataagatatctgtctcacaaatacgacccgtgagatcttatcacacaagtttttgccttatatTTATGGAGACAACTAGGATTTCTTAATTTTCGTTTGCATTGtaataatataaaatgtttGGCTCGCAGGCAGACTATCGGCGAATTTGGTGACGACGGGAAATGTTTATATTAATGGAAGCAAAAGGAGAACTCATGATTACGGTATTCTTGTAAGTATATACAAACTCAAacttattataattaatttactaaaatatactattaaaattttaatatttttaattttaatataatcttTATATATTGTTTTTACACAAAATTGTTTAATAGCATACTTTTTTAATATCACGTGCTAATTGATATCAGTACTGCCCGAGGATACGAGACACAATTTTGGTTCGATAGTATTGATATTCaaacaaatattattttaaatattaataaagtACTATAAACTTTCACACTTTGTTATTGTAATATATATAAactgaataaatttataaatagcTCTTTTTTTATTGGacttttctttttcaatttttattttttaaaaaataaaaaaataaaatttgataaaggccatttttattaacataataaatttatccactcattttgttttttttttttaaaaatttaatatgaaaattatTGGAATGAGTTCTTTTGATAAAAAACGCAAAAACTCTTATAAGATCGTCTCTCGGGTCAATTTTTAAGATGAATCATCTATCTGATCCGActcatgaaaatgtattacttagtatgccaaaaaaattatttttgatttcATATATGGATTAGGTCGATCTACCtcacaaatataaatattttagaccgtttcaaaaagaaaaattggtAGGACTCTTTACATCACTTGAGAGCAAAACATGTGTTTCCATCTCTTGACCTTGGTGGCCGTCTTCGGATTTCTCGAGTTTTTTCATTCAATCATGTGAACAGTGAACCTCTCGTATTTTATGAGTTCGAAATGCCATGATTATGCAAGAAAACCAGTGCTTGACATAGTAATATTTGATCAAATCCCAAAACAgtgaaatttaatttttatttttcttaaaaaaactatGAATATTTATATAGTTTCTTAAAATATTCATCATCACAAGTACTCTGATGTGTTATCTGTCAGGCTTATGTAACTCAAGAAGATACATTCTTGGGGACACTTACAGTTCGAGAAACCATCACATACTCAGCTTTGTTAAGGCTGCCAAGAAACACAACAAAACAAGAGATCAATGAGACTATAGAAAACACAATCACAGAAACGGGACTTCAAGATTGTGCTGATCATACCATTGGAAACTGGTTTTCGCGAGGAATAAGCGGTGGGGAGAAGAAGAGGTTAAGCATCGCCTTAGAGCTCGTAACACAACCACGTCTCTTGGTTCTTGATGAACCAACAAGTGGCCTGGACAGTGCATCGGCTTTCTTTGTGATTCAGGCGCTTAAGAACACTGCCTGCAATGACAGAACGGTTTTGTCGTCGATTCATCAGCCTAGCAGTGAAGTTTTTGCACTTTTTGATGATCTTTTACTGCTGTCAAACGGAGAAACGGTTTACTTTGGAGAAGCTAAAATGGCGGTAAAGGTATATATGAATAAAGGATGAAGTAAAATTTGTGTGTTATTTTACTTGAATTTTCAATTGTTCCTGATATGGGATTCTTGAATATCATTTTACAGTTCTTTGCTGATGCTGGATTCCCTTGTCCCAGTAAAAGGAACCCGTCGGATCATTTTCTTCAATGCATTAATTCGGACTTTGATTGTATAAACAACATTACAAAGAAATCTGGAGAAGAAAGTGTGAGTAAATTATATATGAATGTTTCACTGTCCTAATAGTAAGTATGATCCAGGCTCATAAGAAATCAGAGGACTCTCCTTTGAGGAAACTTTTTAGTGATGTATCGGTAGAGTCTAAGCTGAATTACTGTTGATAGGCGGatcatatttttcctttttttttgtgatgcaatatgaaaaaaaaacacAGAAACTGACATTATTtaaggttttttttttcccttAACAGGACACAAAGAAAGTTCCTTGTTTAATGTCAGCAGAGATCAGAGCAAAGCTCCTTCACAACTATCAAAGATCGACAATCGCATCAAGAACACGAGCCACAATTCGAGAGATCCCAATCACTGTGAGAATTTTGTCCATATTTCTTGCAGAGAGTGAGTATTGATTATCTGGTTATGATTAGCTCGATAGGAACAACAGATCCATGTAAAGATTTGGAACTATTGTGAGTTGATTTAtgagagttttttttttctaataagAAAGAAAGAAGCATGCATTACGCCGGTAACGTCTCTGCAAAGTCTAGTATGTACATGCTCTTGTAAGAAACATGTTTTTTTCCCTCTGATCCTGAGTTTTTGGTTCATGCAGGAAAGACATTTCTTGTGGAAAACTAGTGAGAGCAAAGCAAGCTGGTGGAAGCAACTTTCAACGCTAACAAAGCGATCTTTCACAAACATGTCCAGGGATTTTGGATACTATTGGCTAAGAATCATAGTGTATATTGTAGTATCGATTTGTGTTGGTTCAGTCTTCCACAACCTGGGGAACGGCTACAATTCACTCTTAGCACGGGGATCTTGTGGTGGATTTGTATCAGGTTTCATGACATTCATGACCATTGGAGGCCTCCCATCATTCATTGAAGAAATGAAGGTAAATCAAAATCCCAGTTTGAAATATAAGTAATAAAGATTACATTAGAACAAGTATAAAATCAAGATTTTGATGTATAATTTCTGTTATTAAATGGAACAGGTATTTTACAAAGAAAGGCAGAATGGACACTATGGAGTTGGAGTATTTATTCTTTCAAACTTCATCTCGTCATTCCCTTTCTTAGTAACATTGTCTTTTAGCTCAGTATCCATCACATATCTGATGGTGAAGTACCATCCCGGCATCTCACATTTCATGTACGCTGCACTCGACCTACTTTTAGCCATGGCAGTGGTCGAGAGCTGCATGATGGTCGTGGCTGCCGTCGTTCCTAATTTCCTGATGGGAGTCATGATCGGGGCTGGTTTTCTAGTAAGTCATTTACCTGCCCATAAACACTTTAAAAGAGATGTAGACCTGCAGAAGGTCACACATAACCTTCATGATTATGTTGTATGTTACTGCAGGGGATTATGATGGCTACAGCTGGTTTTTTCCGATTCATTTACGACCTTCCAAAACCATTTTGGAGATACCCGATTTCATACATAAACTACATGGCATGGAGCCTGCAGGTAAAAGTTCAATACTCATAATCTTGAACTCCTACAAAGAAGTAATAATGTGTCTTTTCTTAACTGGGAAATACATACAAAGGGTGCATACAAAAACGAAATGATCGGACTGGAATTC from Primulina eburnea isolate SZY01 chromosome 6, ASM2296580v1, whole genome shotgun sequence encodes:
- the LOC140834141 gene encoding ABC transporter G family member 12-like, whose amino-acid sequence is MDIEISPPPPPTFNGGQDLESGGVGGGETCLAWQDLTVMLPNFGSGPTKKLLNGLTGYAVSGRIMAVMGPSGSGKSTFLDSLAGRLSANLVTTGNVYINGSKRRTHDYGILAYVTQEDTFLGTLTVRETITYSALLRLPRNTTKQEINETIENTITETGLQDCADHTIGNWFSRGISGGEKKRLSIALELVTQPRLLVLDEPTSGLDSASAFFVIQALKNTACNDRTVLSSIHQPSSEVFALFDDLLLLSNGETVYFGEAKMAVKFFADAGFPCPSKRNPSDHFLQCINSDFDCINNITKKSGEESDTKKVPCLMSAEIRAKLLHNYQRSTIASRTRATIREIPITERHFLWKTSESKASWWKQLSTLTKRSFTNMSRDFGYYWLRIIVYIVVSICVGSVFHNLGNGYNSLLARGSCGGFVSGFMTFMTIGGLPSFIEEMKVFYKERQNGHYGVGVFILSNFISSFPFLVTLSFSSVSITYLMVKYHPGISHFMYAALDLLLAMAVVESCMMVVAAVVPNFLMGVMIGAGFLGIMMATAGFFRFIYDLPKPFWRYPISYINYMAWSLQGAYKNEMIGLEFEPRDPSPGLPKLKGEDFLTSVLGVSLKYSKWWDLAVVFGMLLAYRFLFFSILKFKERAGPIFQTFYVQRTLNQLKKRPSFRKPASFSSKRHQSFHSLSSQEGLDSSLN